The window gtagaaaaaggagatagcttgaccttggggtcgatataaacttcctcaacggagactaggattcacacatGGGTGCAtggggtgaatctgaacttcggtaaaacaaattCTTGTGTTCATTGCATTTATATTTGTTTTGTGGATTTGAAGAGCTCTCCATTAGACACTTGTGTCTTGGAGAGATGATTGTTTTGTGCGTGTAGGATCTATGTGAACCTGCTTAAGGAACTTCACCGAACAGACTCTAcaattggggtttgaatttaTATTCATTTACTAGCACTACTTTTATTGTGTTCACTCTGttctgagtgaactcggaagttcCGTATTGACAAACCAGGAAGTTCCGAGTTCACCTACTGTCTAGCCCAGTTCCGGATTTGAAATCCGGAAGTTCTAGGTTTGGCAGACAGTGAGTTTTATCCGCTGcatttgagtgaaaatttgtaggtgcgcctattcacccccccctctaggcaacATCAAGGTCCTCTCAGTCCTTAAACTCTCAAATCGTGAAtctgggtccctaaactctATTAAGTGGTTTATCGGAGGTCCCAAACGCACCACGTGAGCTTCCCACACTGATGTGGCATGCCAGGTGGCACCACGATGgacaatatttacaaaaagaacCTCTACATTGATTATCTTCTGctatttggtcctttctctctcccccttcactaatctctctctccccatgaTCTCGCGGTGGCCAAGCTGCCGGCCATTGCCCGCACGGCTGCGGGGGAGCTCAGCGGCCCCGCTGTGCGGTGACGGACCTCACGCCGCATCGCCCTCCGGCCCCCGCTGAGCCTCACACATGGCCTCATCTCCCTTGGGCCGCCACCACATCTCCCATGCCTCGCTGCACCGCCACATCGCACGCAAGCCGTCGCtgccgcgagggaggaggagagagaaggataGAGCAAGGCCGCAAGGGAGGAGGACGGGGGATGGAGCAGGGCGCGGTGGGGCGAAGCGAGGCAACCGTGAGGGAGGAGAGCCACCCGCCCTCGCCTGCAAGGGCTGCCACAGCTTCCTCTCCTCGGTGCGGCACccgctccatggccgccgccgccatggatttGCCATGGCCACCGGTCCACACGGGAGGGAGGCGCAGTGGAGGGAGCAAGGGCAGCGCGGGTTTGGCTGACGCTATAGCTGCGAGGCAGGATGGAGGAGGAGCGCtggagaggaaggaggggcgCCGGATCGAGCTCGAGGTTCTCGGCGCCGGATCAGGCCGTCGGAGTGTGAGGAATGAGGAGGGATGAGGACGCCGgtggcctccgccaccgcgccatggcctccaccACCGGTGCGCCATGGATGTTGGCCTCCATCGCTGCCGCGCCTTCCCGGTGGCTGCCGCCGCACagaccagagagagagagagagagagagattggagGGTGAAGaggagaaaggatcaaatagcAGAAGATAATTAATATAGggtttttttgtaaatattgtCCAGCGTGGCGCCATGTGGCATGCCACGTCGGCGTGGGAAGCTCACATGGCGTGTTTGGGACCTCCGATGAACCACTTAACagagtttagggacccagatgcacgatttgagagtttaggggCCTATGTGGAACTTGGGGGCAAGTTTGGGGACCTtgagtgcaatttactcattTATCCCCAAGGCGCGACGACTTGGATTCCCATAAAACCGATTAAATgtatcatgaattaagtatcgTGGAGTACCGAGGTCAACGGAGCTTTCCAAAGGGGCGCGCCctataaatgtaaaaaaaaacaaaaaaaactgtgATATGTCTAAGaaataaaaacagagggagtaactGCAGAGGAATTATTAAGCACAAAAAGTaggaaaaaaattgcaaaactaGGACTTGAACTTAGGTCTGCAAGGcaaaaaccaaacaaaaatgaaGGGAGTGAGTGCAAAGGAATTATTAAGCACAaaagtagaaaaaaaaatgcaaaactagGACTTGAACCTGGATCTGCAAGGCTAAAACCAAAAACTTAACCACTTGAGCTACAAGGTAGATCATATAAATACTTGGAAGCAGTTTTACTTATATTAATTTGCAAGCCAATTTTTTCACCGAGCTCGGCGCCACAGATCTTGGCGCCGAGGTGGTGCCACATCGCCTCCACGTTGGCTGCCACGCTAAATCGGGTCGCAAAGCTCGACGCCATGACTTATGGTGCCGAGACGTGTTACCTCGGCGTCGTAAGTCATGACGCCGACCCGCTGTCCAAAAATGCAATTTGTTTCACCAGAGGTCTAAATGTGAAATtatattttgtaaaaaatgtcAAAATGCAAAAAGTGCGAGTGGTGTAACGGTCATTTCATACTTAGGCTAGATAATCTTTATTTATGCCTTTAGATTGAGAAAGAAAAGGTTTTATCTTTCCTAATGATTTCCATTGGTTATGAGGGGAAATGAACCACAGCTAGAAGCACAACAATCTATAAAGATTAGCTACTTGCATAAGTCCAAATTTCTCCAATCACTGCAATTTAGAAACAACCTTTTTAGATGTCAGTGACTGAAATTAACCTGACATACTTTCATATTTCTCCCATCACTGACATCTAAGTGAGATCGGAATATTCAGAAGTTCAAGGACAATGCAAAGGGTAAAAATTTGATAGTTAGCTACAAATAACATAAGATAAGATGTAGTGTACCTGCCGGAGGTAGTGTTTATTGTGCAGTGTTCTGAAATTTCTCCATAGCAGCGGGCCAGAAGGGGTCGTCGGAGGCAGCGCCGCCTCACAATTACCGGTGGCAATTTTGCTGGCCAAATATTTTACAAATTACCCTCTGATTTGGATGATTCGGATTGCAACTATTATTTTCATAAATCCCTTTGTTTGGATCACGAGTAATTTTCCCTCTGATTCGGATCGTAACTATTAATCACAATCCAAATCGGGAGGTTTATGCAAATTATTTTTCATTTATATCCTTGGTGGCCCAGTATTTTCGCAAAAAATCCAGCCGCTGCCATTGTTTTTGCCGACACATCACCGCTCGGGAATCTAGTGGAAGCAACCAGCAGCAACTATCCGCTCCTCTACTCTACATCTGTAGAATGGATGATCATCGGAAGCACTCAATTCACCGGCACATCTGAGCAGCCACGCTCTTGAGCTATGTTGCCATTGCCTTGCCTTGCCACATGAGCTGCTGCCTTTGGTCTACTTGTCCTCAAGTTTGTTGGACAGGAAAAAAACGGGTCGTCATCATGTACCTGTGCTGCTTCACCGGCGACTGTCCCCGTCAATGGTGCCGGTGGCTTCCCTGGGTGGATTACACGTACAACACCACCTACCAGTCCTCGCTCAAGGACATGCCCTTCCGGATCGTCTACGCCCGtgacacccccccccctctctcccccGATCCGATCCTACGAGCCAGGCGAGACTCGGGTTACAGCGGTGGCCAAGAACATGGCGGACAGGGACGAGTTCCTGGCTGACGTCCGCTACCGGCTCGAGCAGGCACATGCGGTCCAGAAACGCCACTACGACAAGAGCCATCGAGCCGTCTCCTACGCCATTGTCCACTGGGCCTGGCTACGTCTTTGACACCGTGCACCGGCCTCCCTACCGACCGTCATGCACGGCAAGCTCAAGCCGAGGTTCTGCGGGCCTTATCGTGTCATCAAATGCATGAACGACGTCGCCATTCACCTACAATTGCCACCTAGCGCACGCCTCCATGACGTCTTCCACATCGGCCTCCTGAAGAAGTTCGTGGGCGCGCCACCGtaggcaccgccgccgctgccaaccGTCCACCATGGCGCGGCTGTCCCTGAGCCGGAACGTGCAATACACGCTCGGCTGGCGCGCGGCGTCAGGTAGGTCCTCATCTAGTGGAAGGGCGAGCCGGCGTCCTCGGCGACCTGGTAGGACATCGACACCTTCATCGAGCAACATCTAACGTTCCAGCTCGAGGATGAGCTGCTTTTCAGGGGGGAGATGTCATGTGGGGCCGCCAGTATAGCCGTCGGAACCGCCGGCCCGCAACAGCTGCTGACGACGCGGGCAAGGAAGCTGCATGCGTGGCTCTGGATCAGCCCGCCGCCAAGCCTGATCTAGGATTTGTTTCCTAGTTTGTTGAGGGGGAAGACTCTATTTATTTGGAtgtaatggtgtggatcaaTTAAGCAATAACAAGCTCCTTCCAAACCCCTCTCTTCTCTAGTCTCCCTCCTGCTCACCATAGATCGGCCGGAGCAAGCTCCGGGCGACTGTACCGGCCGTAGCTACGAGCTTCGTAGTCTAGGGCCAGCTACCCTAGGTCTCAACGCCCTTGACATAAAACTTATGGGTACTCTTGCAGTGGCGgtggcaaaattcagatggtCTAAGATTAAGGCAAACAATTTGATGAAACTGTTATCATCCTTCTTAACTTTTTATGAAGTCTAAACTTGAATTGATAATGAACTCTTTATTATCTAAGTTTCTGGAATTTTTCTTGAGAAAATTATATGTAACTATGCTTTGACAAAGGATGAGCAGGAAGCAAGGTTGTATTAATTTCTGACAGAACTAGGTGGTCTGCTTGGTGTTTGTAAAGATAAATAGCCCTGAAGGTAGTAAGGTACATGACTATGCTTCTCTTTTTTGTCGACGCCATTTCGTGTATATCATGGCGTCAATATAACCTGCAGCAAGAAGACCACATGCACTATAACATTGAATTATATGAATTCTATTATTAAATAATTTGTATATGTCTCTCAATAGTAAATTTGACTACTAAAGTTTTATTACTTCCATGTGTAATCTGAAGTGTATCTTCATTAGTGCATGATCTTTTATATTGATTATTTATTTACATAACGATTGCCTATTTAAAAGGTCTTAAAATAGGTTCTCTTTGTCTGTGTGCTTATTCTTAGAAAATACTTCTCCTGTAATGTTGAATTGAAAATAACTTCATGTGTATGTCAGCTTGTTACTTACCCAAGGAGCTTGTGACTTACAGCTACTACTACTTGTTTCAATAACCTCAAATAATTGAATCATTCGATCAACTTCTAAGTTCTAATTATCAGATGTTTTATTGATCTCTTTTATATTTGTGATAGGGCCTtgacgaggaggaagaggttTGAGGTGTTGGACGAGAAAGACCTAATGGTGATGGCTATCATTCCCGAAACTAAAGTAGAGCTTGTTGTTATGAGTGCTATATTTGTAGCAAAGAAACTTTAAGGTTACTTTAATGGTAAACCATGATGGTAGCTAGGAGACTTCATTCACGTGAGGACAGTTGTCAAACATGTGTAAacctgctgaaatataatgaTTTTCTGTTCCTTGATTATGTGTACCATGCAAACTCCACTTATGAAATTGTCATTCTACATTGCTATGTTGGTTCGTCTATTAATTTATATTAGATTAGATTCAATTGCTATgaaattaataatatttttaatttttagcaGTCATTTGATACAATCCAAttattataaatattttttctttaaaCATGTGTCTGTGGCACGTGCACCTCCACTAgttgagataaaaaaaattggcaAAATAGTCATTTTGGTTCCTCAACTTGGAAGGGTCAAATTCGTCCTTTAAATTTCAAATTGACCAACATAGTCACTAAACTTTTATTTTAGGGTTATACACATCCTTATGCTGATATTATACTCCATAATAATATGAGATAAATGCAAGAAGTTCGTTTTACCCTTGGTTCCTTTTTTCTCTCCTTAATTTCCACACTTCATACGCTCGCAATAAAATGTGATGCATAGACAAATAAAATTCTATGTTCCAAATTTAACGCTTGTGATGTTCACCTCCTAAATGCATTGATGCTCCCACTACACTTATTTGCTTGCATTGGCTAAATATTTAGAAAGGGAAGGACAAGGGTAAAAAAGTCATTTTACATAAATCTCATGTTGTTATGGAGTATAATATAGCACAAGAATAAATTTGACCTAGAAACGGAAGTTGAGGAGCTATATTGGCCTATCTGAAAGTTGATGTATGAACTTGACCCTCAAATCAAAGTTGTGGGAGCAAAACAtatatttttccttcaaaatttACCCCAAAATAAATGCACATTTATACATATAAGACCACCTAACTCTAGTTTTTCTTTTATACTTTCTCTCTTCCCAAGGTGCAATAATTATGTATTTTCAAATGTACTCCCTCGTTTTGAGTTTGTTTTAAGTCAAATAtttaaactttgactataaataattttttatttgagtttgaaaataCGAAAGTGATATAAGTAAATTCATCTTGAAATGTAGTTTCGTAAAAGTATATTTTAactatattttataatttttttgtagTAAAAAATATATTGGTCAAAATTGTTTTTAGAGATTGTGTCAATATCCAAAGAGACTTCTTTTAGAATAGGATGAATATGACTTCATATCATCCTACCGTTGGTCCATGGAGGGTGAAAAGGTAAAAAAtgcaaacaaataaaagaaaattgaaAATTCGCACCCCGCCTCCTCGGCTCCAACCAACCCCCCACCCCCAAAACGCCTCCTAGATCTCGTCTAATCGGAGCCCAGGATCTAATCAGCAGCACCACACTAGCGGCGATGATCCAGCTGCTGTTCCTTGTGCTGGTGGCGGAGGTGTCCGTGGTTGCAGCGCTGCTATTCAAGACGCCACTGCGGAAGCTTGCCGTGCTAGGCATCGACCGCCTGaagcgcggccgccgcgcgcccgtcGCCGTCAAGACGGTCGCGGGCGTCGTCCTCGCTATTCTCGCCTCTACGCTCTACAGCATAGCCGAGATCAGCTGCCGCGCGACCGACCCCGACTCCGGCGGCGGGCTCACGCCCACAGATCAGGTCCTCTTTTCGCGTCACCTCCTCGAGGCGTCCCTCATGGGTAGGTCCTTGGTAAAAGCATCCCCCCAGCCATGTTCCCCATCTTCAGattggactcgcttccctgtTTGATGGGTTCTTAGGTGAGTTTGGGGGATCTTAGTTTTATAGATAGTCTTGCTTTCTATTCCTTGACCTTGCCGGGGGAAATGCTGACTACTATGTACATTCGTTAGTGAATAAATGGAAAATTCTTATGGTCCAACTGGTTATTTATCTTATGCAGAACTCAGTTGGTAAAAAACATgggttagttggatccatgccactacaatttcacgaagttggatttcatgttgaaatccatgccattgagtggcatgattttcaacgtgaaacccaatttcacggagttgtggtggcataaatcgaattttcccaaaaAACATAGCACGAACAGATTGTTGATTGAAAAGTGAATACTTAATATAACATTTACGAAGCTGCATTATATTAGAGATTACCTTTCTCTAGACACTAGTAATTTCACAGAACATGAGgattaaaatttaattttgattgtCTATAGGGGATTGGAATTGAATTTTGATTATCTATCTACCTATCTCATCACAATTGAGAGCAGACTGAATTGTTTCTATTGGTTCATGTTCCATCACTATTGAGAGCAGACCGAATTGCTTCTATTGATTTGTTCTGTATATTCATGTTGTGCTGAGATTTCTAGTTTGTATATGACTCCAGTTGAATGTGTTTATCTATATCTTGCCTCTTTTTACATATGGCCCATCCACAAATATCATGCTAAGCGTTTCAGCACTCAATTTGAGCTATCTGCTCTAGGTCCAAATCTGAGCACATTACTATTCTTTCAGGGTACTCCTTATTTCTTGTGATAGTGATTGACCGGCTTCACCAATACATCAGAGATTTGCGTGCCTTCAAGAAGAACTTAGAGGCTGTATCGAAGCATAATAAAATGTTGGAGGAAGCAAAACATGGAATTTCAGAGGAGACAAAGAAGTATCAGGAAGATATTGCCACTCTGAACAAGGAGATGAAGAAACTGAAACTACAAGTCCAAGAAAAGACAGAAGAGGTCAATGTTGCTGAGGACAAGGCACTTGCTATCCAAAAGCAATCTGAAGGCTTGCTGATCGAATATGATCGCCTGCTGGAGGACAACCAGCATCTTCGGATACAGCTGCAGTCAATTGACCTCAAGCTTTCCAGTTCTTCTTGAACGAAGAGTATTAAGTCATAAAAATATGGGTTTTTTAGTTTCTTGGCTAAAAATATTGAGCTTACTTTGTTGCCCCTTTTCAATTGAACTTTGCAATCTAGCCTTAAATCGAAAATCGTTTTGGTTCTTAGCCCTTCCGTTAGTTTGACACAAGATAGCAGTGTTAAAAGTAACGTGAAATGACTCTTTTGCCCCTGCCACCAAATGAAGCACTACAGCGTATAATAAATTCAAACAAGCATGGAAACTCTAAACCCATAAATTCAAACAACGCGACCATAAATTGGTGGAAATATCACATGCACCAGCCCGCTGGTGAATCTTGTGCTGTTGCAACAAATTATTTGTTGCAGTTTGGTAAGAATCTATATTTACTCTTTCATGGGATACTAAAGATATTCTTGGTGGTAGATTATCGGATGTTAGCACCCAAAGAGCATGCCAGCTATCACCTTTCTCACCTCTCTTTCTTAACATCTTTATTTGACTATCTGTTGCATCTCTTATCTGTTCTGATTACTAATTTTTAGTGTGCCATAGGACTACTATTTTAGTGGAATGTTATGATTATTTCAGATGGTATTCACATGTTCAAAATGTGAGAATCCTAGTATCATGTGTTCCCAGATCGTCGAAATAGGTTTTGTTGATTAAGCATGTTAGAAAAAAACCAATCAAGTTCACCCTGAAGTAATTGAATGGATGCTAAGCATGGCTCTATGTCCAAGCTGTAAATGTAAACATGCCTGACACTGTTATATTGGTGCGAGGTTCTTCGGTTTGTTCTGATTTATAAATAATCATGACAAATCAAATAATTGGGGGAACAAAATTCTAGATGGACTGAGTTTTTAAGCTACTTAAATTATCCAGAATTGAAGTTGATTTGGATACACGAGAATTGGATACATTCATTTAAGCTAAGTAGGCCGATCATCAAAGTACCTTGTGGTAACAGGACTGTATGCATGTAGCTCGAGGTAACAAATAGAACTTGATGTTCAAAAGTTCAGCTATTACATGATTGAGGGCACGGCAACCTGATGCAATCAGCTGATCAACTGGAGCCACCTGGGCGCTCAGAGTTTCTTTCTCTAATGATCCTTGCCTTATTATCTTCTGTAATGAACCTCAGAGTGTTTGCTGTAAGACCTTGGCTTCTAGGGGTCATGTTCCCAGTAGTTTTAGTTGGAGTGTTGTCATCGATGCATTAGAGCTCTGTGCTCTCCCGATGCATGCTAGGAAGACCGTTCAGTTAGGTGATATCTGTGCCATAACGTTGTGTTAATAAAAATGCTCTAATTTTGTTGCTTTGCATGAATTCAGGTGCTCTCTGCTGTTGGGAAACAAAGTTGTACCATTAACTAGACTTTTATCTATTTCCTTTAGCAACTGTAGGTGCATCCCATGTTCAAACAAAGCATTGGACTTGCAATGTTTGTTTTACGTTAATTGCCACTGGAGTTCTTGAAAAAGATATCCAACAGAAGTAATTTCTTACATATGAGGATTTGGTCATTCAGTTTCACGGGCTATTGTGCAACTATGCAAGTATCCATTAGCCTTTTTATGTTTTCAAACTTGATTTGGTTGGTGGAAATAAAGTGTTTCCTAATGGTTAAATGATAGATGTGGGGCAATAACTAATCAGCCATAAGTTCTTTTTAGGGATGAACAGCAAAATGAAACCAAGGGAAAACTCTGTTGTGTCAGATTATTTGATTGATTGGATGGTCAAGATTGCATTCGATAGCATCTCTAGCAAATTACTTATCTCtcatattttatatattttcacTCTCTCCATCACCAATAATACTTTTTACATAGGGTGGATGGAGGGATCCCCTACATTTAAGTAAGAGGAAGGCGTGTTTTGGCGATCACCAAAAAAATTAAGGTATTGACGATAGAATCGGTAATTTACAGGAGCACCTCACATTACCAAAAAGACAGATTTTTGGTATTGGGGAGAGGGATGAATAATCTGCTGGAGATGTTTGATGTGTTATTTACTTTCTTTTTCAAACATATGGAGCTGAAAATCCACGTAAGGATGAACGTTTAGATTGCTGCGATATTCCATCCAAGTTTAGCTAGGTTCGAGAATTTCTGTATTGAGAGTGGTACTTTATTTTTGCAAGAAACTGGCCCCTTGTTAGTAGATTCCAATAACGACCGCAAACCATGTATTGCTACTAGATGCTTAATGCAGCACGCTAGTCCTTGAGCAATGCCAGAACAGGGATTAATATGTCTGCTCTCAAGTTTCAGCATTTCTGTGACCTCAATGTAGGGGCTTGGGATTAATCTCAGAGTTGTACTGTACCATTAATGTTTCAAAATCTGTATCATACAAACATATAAAATCTGATAGTTATTCCACATGATCAACCTTTTTATTATAATCAATCTGATGAAATGGCTAGTGAAAAAAATGGTTTCCAATCACTATTTCATTGTAATGGGTATCCATTTATCTCACAAATGTGTTTTTCACAATTTAAATTATTCTTGATGTTCCACTACGTGTAAAACTTGCGCTCCCAAGGTCGTATCATAATGCTACAATTGGCATCTGGGAAATGATCTAGTATGCTTGAATGGTTGTTTTTTTATACTGATGCTTGAATGAAGATTAAACGCTTCTTGCAGATAACTTGGTAGCATTTGCTCCAATGTAGACATTTACATGGTCAGATTTTAAATTGTGTGAAGATGTGTCCAGGTGGTCAGATTTTAAATTGTGTGAAGTTGTGTCCAGGTGTATAGTTTCTCCTAATAGTCCTGTACCTTCTCACTCCAATCCAAAGCTAGCGGTCCCAGGGTCTGTGGGATGCTGGATTTTGGAGACGAGCTGTGCTGAAATCCTTGGGCCTTTTCTTCTTCatcttgttcggctggctggtcaGCCAACGACCAATAATGCTTTTCTCCCACAACAAGTCAGCACCAATCagtcagcagtatttttctctcacaacaaatcaataCTAGCCACCAACAGCCGAACATAAGTAATCAGtgaaaatttgtgcaaaaaagATAGTGTTAGTGGCAGGTTGATAATTTGTGACGTACTAACAATAACAAAACTTCTGCCGAGAGAATAAACTAAATGACACATGCATAAAGCTCCAGTAGGTGAAATCATTACGGTCTTACTGAATCTCATACTATTTCTAATTTAAGGCTCCTTGTTAAAACTACCGcgtgaaaccatctagaattcTAGGTGGATACTTAAATGGAGAAATCCTCAAAATTCtcagaaaaatcataaacatccggccatcaatctTTCTAACAAAATATCCACCTCTGTcatcattatgaaaatagactaaagtaacccctaaatatgTAGCTAAATTAACtacctctgtcattataaaaaatctaaagtaattcctaatcttcatgtaaattacccacctataccattataaaaagaatgcaaataagcccctaaatttgcatataaattatacaattatatcattatcaaaagttaaagtaactcgaatctaaattatataataattataacaaaatattaaaatacaccaaaataaaattataaattattatatctattattactaatatattatttttgttaTTGCTTATATAAAATGCTAGTGTTAcaatgtattcatgtatgatggtgTTATTGCTTATATAAAAATGCTACCCACGATATGTGGCACTGCTCCAGCCAACCAATCACGTGGAGGACAAGTGGCGTAGTGCTACTGAAATTATATTGCACATCTCAAAAGGAAAATATGCGATGTTGATAATTGATCGCTCAGTGGAAActtattcagacattaatcatGGTCATAAACCATTGGCACCAGTGCCTCTGAAAATTGTTTAGTAGCGTCAGAATTGCAAAAGGCTGACAGTTGGAACAATGAGAGGATAACATTGTTTCAGCACTCCTGTGTTCCATTACTTTAGGCCCAGGCCCGTTACGATTTGGGCATAAACCATACTAAAGGCATCCGACTACCTTTCTCTCAGGCAAATATATAGCCTGCATCCTCTAAAACAAAGTAGCATGGTCTGGAAATTGGAAATAGAATATGCATAACTCTGTTCATTTGGCTTGTTAGCCAACCAACCAGCAGTGTTTTCCTCTCGtatcaaatcagcacc is drawn from Panicum virgatum strain AP13 chromosome 1N, P.virgatum_v5, whole genome shotgun sequence and contains these coding sequences:
- the LOC120656587 gene encoding B-cell receptor-associated protein 31-like, with the protein product MIQLLFLVLVAEVSVVAALLFKTPLRKLAVLGIDRLKRGRRAPVAVKTVAGVVLAILASTLYSIAEISCRATDPDSGGGLTPTDQVLFSRHLLEASLMGYSLFLVIVIDRLHQYIRDLRAFKKNLEAVSKHNKMLEEAKHGISEETKKYQEDIATLNKEMKKLKLQVQEKTEEVNVAEDKALAIQKQSEGLLIEYDRLLEDNQHLRIQLQSIDLKLSSSS